The genomic segment ACAAGTGGCAGGCTACGGAGTTGCCGGAAATTTATAATTGGCAGCACCCTACCAGGAGCGTCGGCATTGAGGTGCAAAATGTTTTGGTGGGTCAAATTTATGAAGTTAATCCTTTGATTGTTCAAAATTTTGGTTTGGAAGAAAAGGTGGGGGTGTTGGAAATTAATCTTACCGAGCTGAGTGAAAAAAAACTTGAGCCGGCTGTTTTTGAGCCTGTGCCAATCTATCCAGAAATTGTGCGTGATTTGGCCGTAGTTTTGTCCCAAGAAATTACCCACGCGGAAATTGTTAAAACTATTTTAGAAGTTGATCCTTTGTTAAAAAAGGTGGAACTGTTTGATGTTTACGAAGGGGAGAATATTAAAAAAGATTTCAAAAGCATGGCTTATCATTTAATTTTAGCGAATCAAGAAAGGACTTTAACCGCTAATGAGGCCGAAGAGGCATTAAATAAGGTGATTAAGACTTTGCAAAATAAATTTAAGGCCGAAGTTAGAAGTTAATTTGGCGCTAAATTTTTATTTGTGGTATTATATTATTAATAATAAATTAAAAAGTTTTCAAAATTATGCTTGAAAACAGCAAAGATCTTTTATACATTGTTTTATCTTTCTGCATTTTGTGGCTGACGGTTTTTTTATGCTGGCTGATTTACTACATGGTTTCTATTTTGCGCGGCGCCAGCAATATGATAGAGGAAATGCGTGAGAGATTCCGCGGTATTGAAGATGCTATTCGCGGCATGCGCGATAAAATGGAACACGCTACGGCCAGTTTTGCTTTTGTTTCCGAGGGTATTATTAAATTGATTCAGTATTTTGTGAGTAAGAAAAAGAATGTAGAAGATGAAATTGGAGAAATTGAAGATAAGAAAAAAAGAAAAAGATAAACCATTTGGTTTAGCCCGCCTTTAGTGGCGGGTTTTTTGTTCGGCGTTGTTTTCAGACTTGGTTTAAACAGCGCAAGTTGTAATTTTTTTTAGCTTGCTTTTGCCTCTGGTTTTAGATAAGATAAGTCTATTGCCAAATCCGCTTTTATTAATAATTTTATGACGAATTTTGTCCACCTTCACATCCATTCCCACTATTCTCTTTTGGAAGGCTTGCCTAAGATAGACGAGTTGGTGCGTCATGCCAAAAAACAGGGGATGACAGCTTTGGCTTTAACCGATTATGGCTCAATGTATGGCATTATTGAGTTTTATAAAGAAGCCAAAAAAGCCGGCCTTAACCCCATTTTGGGTTTAGAAGTTTATGTGGCGCTTAATTCACGTTTTGATAAACGTCCTCATTTGGATGAAGAAAATCATCATTTGGTTTTGCTGGCGGAAAATTTAGAAGGTTATAAAAATTTAATGAAAATTTCTACCATCGGGCATTTGGAAGGTTTTTTTGGAGTGCCACGAGTAGATAAAGAAGTTTTAAAAAAATATCACCGGGGAATAATTGCTTTGTCTGGCTGCCGTGAGGGAGAAATAGCTAAACAAATTTGGAAAAATGCGGATAAAAAAAAGGCTCAAGAAATAGCTTTGGAATACCTCTCTATTTTTGGCTCTGATAACTTTTTTTTAGAATTGCAGGACCATGCTGATTTGGAAAATCAAATAGAAATTAATAACGCTTTAATTGAGATTTCTCTACAAACAAAAATTTTCACTGTAGTGACACGCGATGTGCATTATCTGCACCCGGATGATCGTGAAGCTCAGGATATTTTGGTTTGTATTCGCGATGGAAGCAAAGCTTCTGATCCTAATCGGGCTAATTTTTTGCATGTGGATAGATCTTTTTCTTCGGCAGAAGAAATTGCCAGTCGTTTCCAGCATGTACCCGAAGCTTTGGAAAACACAGTCAAAATCGCTCAGCGTTGTAATGTGGAATTAACTTTAGGCAAATGGCATTTTCCGGCTATTAAATTGCCAGAAGGAAAAACTGCCGTAGATGTTTTGCGTGAGCAGGCTAATGTTGGTTTAAGAAGTTTGGTTCAAGGTAATGTTGAAGAAAATCAAAAACGTTTGGATTATGAACTGGATATTATTGCCACCAAGGGTTATGCTCCTTATTTTTTGGCCGTGGCTGATTATGTTAAATGGACCAGGGCACACGAAATTATTGCTACTACCCGCGGTTCGGCCGCCGGTTCCCTGGTTTCTTACTGTATTGGCATTACTTCTGTTAATCCATTATATTTTAAATTGCCTTTTGAGCGTTTTTTAAACCCTTATCGTCCTTCGCCTCCTGATATTGATATGGATTTTGCCGATAATCGTCGTGACGAAACTATTGCTTACGTCACAGAACATTACGGAGCCGATCACGTGGCGCAAATTGTCACTTTTGGTACAATGGCGGCTCGTGGCAGTGTGCGTGATGCCGGTCGTGCTTTAGGTTTGTCTTATACTTTTTGTGATCAAATTTCTAAAATGATTCCCATGGGCACGCAAGGGTTTCCCATGACGCTAAAAAAGGCTTTGGAAATAACTCCGGAACTTTATGCTTTGTATAATGAAAACGGCGATGTGCGGCGTTTGCTTGACTTGGCTCAAAAAATTGAAGGCTGTGCCAGACATACTTCCCAGCATGCCGCCGGTGTGGTTATTTCTCCTACTCCCTTAACCGATTTTACCCCTCTGCAAAAAGAAACTGATGGAGAAAAATTAACCACTCAGTATGAGATGCACGCCGTAGAAGAAGCCGGACTTTTAAAAATGGACTTTTTGGGCGTCCGTAATCTTTCCATTTTAGGTGATGCAGTTAAAATTGTGGAAAAAACCCGCGGTCTCAAAATAGATTTGGCAACCATTCCTTGGGATGACACGGAAACTTATGCCATGCTCGCGCGCGGAGAAACGGGCGGACTTTTTCAGTTAGGTGGTTCAGGTATGACACACTATTTAGAAGAATTAAAACCAACAAGCATTTTTGACATTATGGCTATGGTAGCTCTTTTTCGTCCGGGCCCTATGGAATCTATTCCGGAATTTATCAAACGCAAGCATAATCCTAAATTGATTAAGTATCTTGATCCTAGAATGGCGGATTATTTGGATATGTCTTACGGTGTTATAACTTATCAAGATGATGTTTTGCTAACTGCTATTAACATTGCTGGCTACAACTGGGAAGAGGCTGACAAATTGCGCAAAGCTATGGGCAAAAAAATTCCCGAAGAAATGGCCGCTCAAAAAGAAAAATTTTTGCAAGGCTGTGTTAAAAATGGCTTGAAGCAAGCGCAGGCTAATGAACTGTGGGGTTTGATTGAACCCTTTGCCGCTTACGGGTTTAATAAGGCTCACGCCGCTTCTTACGCCGTGATTGCCTATTATACCGCTTATCTTAAAGCCAAATTTCCTGAAGAATATATGGCGGCTGTGCTTTCGGCGGAAATGGGGGACTTGGATGAAGTGGCCGCTTTGGTTCAAGAGTGCAAAGAGATGGGAATAGAGGTTTTGCCTCCCGATCTTAACGAGAGTTTTGAGAAGTTTGCCGTGGTTCCGCGCCGCAATCCGGAAGACAAACCCAAGATTCGTTTTGGTTTGGAAGCGGTGAAAAATGTAGGTGCACATATTGCTGAAGAAATTATTAAGGAGCGTAAAAAAAATGGCCCTTATCAAAATTTGGAAGATTTTTTGGGTCGGGTACAGGATAAAGATTTAAATAAAAAATCTTTGGAAAGCTTAAT from the Candidatus Magasanikbacteria bacterium RIFOXYB2_FULL_38_10 genome contains:
- a CDS encoding DNA polymerase III subunit alpha gives rise to the protein MTNFVHLHIHSHYSLLEGLPKIDELVRHAKKQGMTALALTDYGSMYGIIEFYKEAKKAGLNPILGLEVYVALNSRFDKRPHLDEENHHLVLLAENLEGYKNLMKISTIGHLEGFFGVPRVDKEVLKKYHRGIIALSGCREGEIAKQIWKNADKKKAQEIALEYLSIFGSDNFFLELQDHADLENQIEINNALIEISLQTKIFTVVTRDVHYLHPDDREAQDILVCIRDGSKASDPNRANFLHVDRSFSSAEEIASRFQHVPEALENTVKIAQRCNVELTLGKWHFPAIKLPEGKTAVDVLREQANVGLRSLVQGNVEENQKRLDYELDIIATKGYAPYFLAVADYVKWTRAHEIIATTRGSAAGSLVSYCIGITSVNPLYFKLPFERFLNPYRPSPPDIDMDFADNRRDETIAYVTEHYGADHVAQIVTFGTMAARGSVRDAGRALGLSYTFCDQISKMIPMGTQGFPMTLKKALEITPELYALYNENGDVRRLLDLAQKIEGCARHTSQHAAGVVISPTPLTDFTPLQKETDGEKLTTQYEMHAVEEAGLLKMDFLGVRNLSILGDAVKIVEKTRGLKIDLATIPWDDTETYAMLARGETGGLFQLGGSGMTHYLEELKPTSIFDIMAMVALFRPGPMESIPEFIKRKHNPKLIKYLDPRMADYLDMSYGVITYQDDVLLTAINIAGYNWEEADKLRKAMGKKIPEEMAAQKEKFLQGCVKNGLKQAQANELWGLIEPFAAYGFNKAHAASYAVIAYYTAYLKAKFPEEYMAAVLSAEMGDLDEVAALVQECKEMGIEVLPPDLNESFEKFAVVPRRNPEDKPKIRFGLEAVKNVGAHIAEEIIKERKKNGPYQNLEDFLGRVQDKDLNKKSLESLIKCGALDRFGERGILLNNIEILTAFNKDSQREKTNNQAQLFDAAHFGVRKINLKPALPISKEERLSWEKELIGLYISEHPFNELAKILGRGFARLANIFKRQGTGTWVAACGMIGNTKTIITKKGSTMLFVNLEDGTGQAEIVVFPKIYEQFKKVLLNGEKVCILGKYSDREGEKKIIAEKAEKLTLENALELKRRFADYLIKGVSDEEKEEEALVIKITGNLSPEKVKKLKELFLVAAGTTPVVIEAQGKIIATPYKILRSEDLEKKIKEVVGG